A region of Plantactinospora sp. BC1 DNA encodes the following proteins:
- a CDS encoding ParB N-terminal domain-containing protein, which translates to MSSVQTKPVVAAVPQLGDLETALIPVDSLHPADSPRLDGVDQAHVAILLESGAELPPILVHRRSMRVIDGMHRLLAARYQGKTHVPVEYFDGDDDAAFVRAVTENISHGLALSLADRKAAAVRIMNCYPLWSDRRVARAVGLSDKTVGALRQRTVDDAQPRRIGQDGRVRPIDGATGRQLAGDILAARPEASLREVARAAGIAPATVRDVRERLRRGDSPMTATQLEAHRVPGDGSPGSRPVRRSRSARPYRDDEVLDPQSILEGLRRDPSLRYTDSGRAVLRWLDRYLVGETLPVGLVAAVPPHCLPVIARLARHCAAAWADIAQRLEHHSSVSS; encoded by the coding sequence GTGTCCAGTGTGCAGACGAAACCGGTCGTAGCGGCGGTGCCGCAGCTCGGCGACCTGGAAACAGCGCTGATCCCCGTCGATTCGCTGCATCCGGCGGACTCGCCCCGGCTCGACGGCGTCGACCAGGCGCACGTCGCGATACTCCTGGAGTCCGGCGCGGAGCTGCCACCCATCCTCGTACACCGCCGGTCGATGCGGGTCATCGACGGAATGCACCGCCTGCTCGCCGCCCGGTACCAGGGAAAGACCCATGTGCCGGTCGAGTACTTCGACGGCGACGACGACGCGGCCTTCGTCCGGGCGGTGACCGAGAACATCAGTCACGGCCTGGCGCTCTCGCTGGCCGATCGGAAGGCCGCCGCCGTCCGGATCATGAACTGCTATCCGCTCTGGTCCGACCGCCGGGTCGCCCGGGCGGTGGGCCTGTCGGACAAGACCGTCGGGGCGCTACGTCAGCGCACCGTGGACGACGCCCAGCCGAGGAGGATCGGCCAGGACGGCCGGGTACGCCCGATCGACGGGGCCACCGGGCGGCAGCTCGCCGGAGACATCCTCGCCGCTCGTCCCGAGGCGTCGCTCCGGGAGGTGGCCCGGGCCGCCGGCATCGCACCAGCCACGGTTCGTGACGTTCGGGAGCGGCTGCGCCGCGGCGACAGCCCGATGACCGCGACCCAGTTGGAAGCCCATCGGGTACCCGGGGACGGCTCGCCCGGGTCGCGTCCGGTACGCCGGTCGCGATCCGCCCGCCCGTACCGCGACGACGAGGTCCTCGACCCGCAGTCGATCCTGGAGGGGCTGCGTCGGGACCCGTCCCTGCGGTACACCGATTCGGGGCGTGCCGTGCTGCGCTGGCTGGACAGATACCTGGTCGGCGAGACCCTGCCCGTAGGACTGGTAGCAGCGGTACCGCCACACTGCCTGCCGGTCATCGCCCGGTTGGCCCGGCACTGCGCGGCGGCCTGGGCGGACATCGCACAGCGCCTGGAACACCACTCGTCGGTATCGAGCTGA
- a CDS encoding glycosyltransferase: MVTPTLGNPELVEELLRSTVLAGRTAGVPWEHIVVDSTPGAAGQLMAQICRRHGASYLRGPDRVGAKRNLGARSAAYDIVAFVDSDCTVVPRFFTAHLAAYREQPDVGGVAGPTDLHGPDDTFALRALRRARQYRSWFERDLSWPRRYAEMGWSTTSNLSVRADVFRAVGGFDERTLTVVGGEDVDFGIRVRKAGHRIVTSPEAVVLHTTMTATRLGRVARRVFRYGQAEGWLCQRHPELTAPDYRNPFVIAAAAGVAGLVLFPRAPRARQAAVAALAVLAAREVASRHERGSGAVGVVHDSVCTGLDMVFDAGKVAAAVQQRRPGDLFRRFRYVQDRWFVAREDAR, translated from the coding sequence GTGGTAACCCCTACCCTGGGCAATCCGGAACTGGTGGAGGAACTGCTCAGGTCGACGGTGCTGGCCGGACGCACGGCCGGGGTGCCCTGGGAGCACATCGTCGTCGACTCGACGCCGGGCGCGGCGGGCCAGTTGATGGCGCAGATCTGCCGGCGGCATGGTGCCAGCTATCTGCGCGGGCCGGATCGGGTGGGCGCGAAACGCAACCTGGGTGCCCGATCGGCGGCGTACGACATCGTCGCCTTCGTCGACTCGGACTGTACGGTGGTACCCCGGTTCTTCACGGCGCACCTGGCCGCGTACCGGGAGCAGCCGGATGTCGGCGGCGTCGCCGGTCCGACCGACCTGCACGGGCCGGACGACACGTTCGCGCTGCGCGCCCTGCGACGCGCCCGGCAGTACCGAAGCTGGTTCGAACGCGACCTGTCGTGGCCGCGCCGGTATGCCGAGATGGGCTGGAGCACGACGTCCAACCTCTCCGTGCGCGCCGACGTGTTCCGCGCCGTCGGCGGTTTCGACGAACGGACGCTGACCGTCGTCGGCGGCGAGGACGTCGACTTCGGGATCCGCGTCCGGAAGGCGGGCCACCGCATCGTCACCAGCCCCGAGGCCGTGGTCCTGCACACCACGATGACGGCCACCCGGCTCGGCCGCGTCGCCCGGCGAGTCTTCCGCTACGGCCAGGCCGAGGGTTGGCTCTGCCAGCGCCACCCGGAGCTGACCGCCCCGGACTATCGGAATCCTTTCGTCATCGCGGCAGCGGCGGGCGTCGCCGGTCTGGTGCTCTTCCCGCGCGCGCCACGGGCCCGGCAGGCGGCGGTCGCGGCACTCGCCGTGCTGGCGGCCCGGGAGGTGGCGAGCAGGCACGAGCGGGGCAGCGGCGCCGTGGGCGTCGTCCACGACTCCGTATGCACCGGACTCGACATGGTCTTCGACGCGGGAAAGGTGGCGGCGGCCGTCCAGCAGCGCCGGCCCGGCGACCTCTTCCGACGATTCCGCTACGTGCAGGACCGGTGGTTCGTCGCAAGGGAAGACGCCCGGTAA
- a CDS encoding Gfo/Idh/MocA family protein: MTGRTRWGILGTGRVAGRFTEDLRLLPDAEVVAVGSRTHDAAQAFATRHGIGRAHGSWAALAADPEVDVVYVATPHAVHHAAATTCLEAGKAVLCEKPCTLDRATSAELVDLARERGLFLMEAMWTRCNPAVRRMCDLVTEGAIGEVAAVVADFGFAAPPDPADRLRARALGGGALLEMGVYPITIAHLVLGAPAHIRAWAALSGDGVDENTGMVFGYDTGALATLSCGLLGGTPNTASITGTRGRITLPRPCHRPSGLVLDRDGAAPEEIALPFEGNGYQFEAAEVHRCLHEGLVESPLVSHATTLEVMGVLDTIRAQIGVTYP, encoded by the coding sequence ATGACTGGACGTACCCGCTGGGGAATCCTCGGCACGGGCCGAGTCGCGGGAAGGTTTACCGAGGACCTGCGCCTCCTGCCCGATGCCGAGGTGGTGGCCGTCGGCTCCCGCACCCACGACGCGGCGCAGGCGTTCGCCACCCGGCACGGCATCGGTCGCGCGCACGGCTCGTGGGCGGCGTTGGCCGCCGACCCGGAGGTGGACGTCGTGTACGTGGCGACCCCGCACGCGGTGCACCACGCCGCCGCGACGACCTGCCTGGAGGCGGGCAAGGCGGTGCTGTGCGAGAAGCCCTGCACCCTGGACCGCGCGACGAGCGCGGAACTCGTCGACCTGGCCCGCGAGCGCGGTCTCTTCCTGATGGAGGCGATGTGGACCCGCTGCAATCCGGCCGTTCGGCGGATGTGCGATCTCGTCACCGAGGGCGCGATCGGCGAGGTGGCCGCCGTGGTCGCGGATTTCGGGTTCGCGGCGCCACCCGATCCGGCGGACCGGCTGCGCGCCCGGGCGCTCGGCGGCGGAGCCCTGCTGGAGATGGGCGTCTACCCGATAACCATCGCGCATCTGGTACTCGGTGCTCCGGCGCACATCCGGGCGTGGGCCGCGCTGAGCGGCGACGGCGTCGACGAGAACACCGGCATGGTCTTCGGCTACGACACCGGGGCGCTGGCGACGCTGAGCTGCGGCCTGCTGGGTGGCACGCCGAACACGGCGTCGATCACCGGCACGCGCGGCCGGATCACGCTGCCGCGCCCGTGCCACCGGCCGTCCGGGCTGGTGTTGGACCGCGACGGTGCGGCACCGGAGGAGATCGCCCTGCCGTTCGAGGGCAACGGGTACCAGTTCGAGGCGGCAGAGGTGCACCGTTGTCTGCACGAGGGGCTGGTCGAGAGCCCGCTGGTCTCACACGCCACGACGCTTGAGGTGATGGGAGTTCTCGACACGATCCGTGCCCAGATCGGCGTGACGTACCCCTGA
- a CDS encoding response regulator transcription factor — translation MLKVEVIDSCPIFTRGLTAILTAQGFRVLEHQPLATDPKPAREADLVLVDPSATGDISLADFVADATGITAVLVVGTSPGPAVLRRYLAAGAAGFIERRAPADSLVTAVRTVARGGEFWSTVDRQDAGADGPERDGITLSPRERQVLQQIAEGLTHNQVARRLGISPHTVDTYVKRVRVKLKLGNKAELTRAAVTIEAPSGPAAFPVRRRPLLR, via the coding sequence GTGCTCAAGGTAGAGGTCATTGACAGCTGCCCCATATTCACTCGCGGGCTGACGGCGATCCTGACCGCCCAGGGATTCCGGGTACTCGAACACCAGCCGTTGGCGACAGATCCGAAGCCCGCGCGGGAGGCGGATCTGGTACTGGTCGACCCGTCCGCGACCGGAGACATCAGCCTGGCGGACTTCGTCGCCGACGCGACCGGGATCACGGCGGTGTTGGTGGTGGGCACCTCACCCGGGCCCGCGGTGCTGCGGAGATACCTCGCCGCTGGCGCGGCCGGGTTCATCGAACGCCGCGCGCCGGCCGACAGCCTGGTCACCGCCGTCCGGACGGTGGCCCGAGGCGGTGAGTTCTGGTCCACCGTCGATCGGCAGGACGCCGGAGCCGACGGTCCGGAACGGGACGGCATCACGCTGTCACCGCGTGAGCGCCAGGTGCTCCAGCAGATCGCCGAGGGCCTGACCCACAACCAGGTGGCCCGACGACTGGGGATCAGCCCGCACACCGTGGACACGTACGTGAAGCGGGTCCGGGTGAAGTTGAAGCTCGGCAACAAGGCCGAGTTGACCCGAGCCGCCGTCACGATCGAGGCGCCGTCCGGCCCCGCCGCATTCCCGGTTCGCCGGCGGCCGTTGCTCCGATGA
- a CDS encoding response regulator transcription factor yields MTRESDRPDVDLRYDVPRHAAVVVTGGGDKVRVAIVESCEIYLHGLVAALSEAGMTVVEARGSFSGTTEPSADVVIIGAESAVEPGLEEATARIARTTPVLVLTARDSTSTVERRLAGIVGVLDRDAAVEVLLDAIRAVGEGSRPPSTAGTRPAGSAAEDDTSVAVAGRGVLSVREYEVLRRIAEGRTQRQIARAFGISHHTVDSYVRRIRAKLGLGNKAELTRAAVLGHLTPDTRRPDQSDSSQPCPSR; encoded by the coding sequence GTGACCCGAGAGTCGGATCGACCAGACGTCGACTTGCGGTACGACGTGCCGCGACATGCGGCTGTCGTTGTTACGGGGGGAGGCGACAAGGTGCGTGTCGCGATCGTGGAATCCTGCGAAATCTATCTGCACGGTCTCGTTGCGGCGCTCAGCGAGGCGGGAATGACGGTGGTCGAGGCGCGGGGGTCCTTTTCCGGGACCACAGAGCCGTCGGCGGACGTGGTGATCATCGGGGCGGAATCGGCTGTCGAACCGGGCCTCGAAGAGGCGACAGCCCGGATCGCCCGAACGACCCCGGTCCTCGTACTCACCGCCCGGGACAGCACCTCGACCGTCGAGCGGCGGCTGGCTGGCATCGTCGGAGTACTGGATCGAGACGCCGCCGTGGAAGTACTGCTCGACGCCATCCGGGCCGTCGGGGAGGGCAGCCGTCCACCGTCCACCGCGGGGACTCGGCCAGCGGGCAGCGCGGCCGAGGACGACACCTCCGTAGCGGTGGCGGGGCGCGGCGTACTCTCGGTGCGCGAATACGAGGTGTTGAGACGTATCGCCGAGGGCCGTACGCAGCGCCAGATCGCCCGCGCCTTCGGGATCAGCCACCACACTGTCGACAGCTACGTGCGACGGATCCGGGCAAAGCTCGGCCTGGGCAACAAGGCCGAGCTGACCAGGGCAGCCGTGCTCGGTCACCTCACCCCCGACACCCGCCGGCCCGACCAGTCCGACTCGTCCCAGCCATGCCCCTCCAGGTGA
- a CDS encoding YdeI family protein yields the protein MATVELNELIVADADALRAWLSVNHATSPGVWLALTKKGGTVTTLSWQQAVDEALCFGWIDGQARKRDQESSWIRFTPRRARSSWSQRNVAHVARLEAQGRMLPPGRAAVEAAKADGRWAAAYAPSSEAEVPADLLTAIAADPAAQAMFEVLTKTNRFALIHRVNAVKRAETRERKICEFVAMLARHETIYPQRAKPPESQ from the coding sequence ATGGCGACCGTCGAGCTGAATGAGTTGATCGTCGCGGACGCTGATGCACTGCGCGCGTGGTTGTCGGTCAACCACGCCACGTCGCCCGGCGTCTGGCTCGCCCTCACCAAGAAGGGCGGCACGGTCACCACCCTGTCCTGGCAGCAGGCGGTCGACGAGGCTCTGTGCTTCGGCTGGATCGACGGGCAGGCCCGTAAGCGGGATCAGGAGAGCTCCTGGATCCGGTTCACCCCTCGCCGGGCCCGCAGTTCCTGGTCGCAGCGGAACGTCGCCCACGTGGCCCGGCTGGAGGCGCAGGGGCGGATGCTGCCTCCGGGCCGCGCCGCGGTGGAAGCCGCGAAGGCGGACGGGCGGTGGGCGGCGGCCTACGCCCCGTCATCGGAAGCCGAGGTGCCAGCCGACCTCCTCACCGCCATCGCGGCCGACCCCGCCGCACAGGCCATGTTCGAGGTACTCACCAAGACCAACCGGTTCGCCCTCATCCACCGGGTCAACGCCGTCAAACGAGCGGAGACCCGTGAGCGCAAAATCTGCGAGTTCGTCGCCATGCTGGCCCGCCACGAGACGATCTACCCGCAGAGGGCCAAGCCGCCGGAGTCGCAGTAA
- a CDS encoding dihydrofolate reductase family protein, which yields MAGKVFFSVSMSLDGFIAPQSLGDLRGRQWMELQRWIFPQRFFRENLKLGGGGEEGRDNDIVRETFERTGASVMGKRMFDAGEQAWPEEAPFHTPVFVLTHEKRDAWERPGGTTFHFVNDGIESALDQAREAAGDRDVRIAGGGATILEYVNAGLIDEFSIALSPVLFGSGIRLFEGVDAGRVALEPVRSEPSPRVTHLTYAVHRR from the coding sequence ATGGCCGGGAAGGTGTTCTTCAGCGTGTCGATGTCGCTGGACGGGTTCATCGCACCCCAGTCCCTCGGCGACCTGAGGGGGCGGCAGTGGATGGAACTGCAACGGTGGATCTTTCCACAGCGGTTCTTCCGGGAGAACCTGAAGCTCGGCGGGGGCGGTGAGGAAGGGCGCGACAACGACATCGTGCGGGAGACGTTCGAGCGCACCGGCGCGAGCGTGATGGGTAAGCGGATGTTCGACGCCGGCGAGCAGGCATGGCCAGAGGAGGCGCCGTTCCACACGCCGGTGTTCGTCCTGACGCACGAGAAGCGTGACGCCTGGGAGCGGCCGGGCGGGACCACCTTCCACTTCGTCAACGACGGCATCGAGTCCGCGCTCGACCAGGCCCGCGAGGCCGCCGGCGACCGAGACGTCCGCATCGCGGGCGGCGGCGCGACAATCCTGGAGTACGTGAACGCCGGCCTGATCGACGAGTTCTCGATCGCGCTGTCGCCCGTGTTGTTCGGCTCCGGAATCCGCCTGTTCGAAGGCGTGGACGCGGGCCGCGTGGCGCTGGAGCCGGTCCGTTCGGAGCCGTCGCCGCGGGTGACGCACCTGACCTACGCCGTGCATCGACGGTAG
- a CDS encoding SRPBCC family protein, producing MSAMGRGTPEQSATADREIVISRVIDAPRELVFEAFTEVRHLSRWWGPEGFTTTTRSFEFRTGGEWDFVMHGPDGTDYQEWITWTEIVPPEGITLLHGESRTDPNAFESILTFTPDGAATRIEMRTVFPTKELRDQAVEKYHAIEGGQQTLSNLATYVTEIVRKGAES from the coding sequence ATGAGTGCAATGGGACGAGGAACGCCGGAGCAGTCCGCAACGGCCGACCGCGAGATCGTGATCTCCCGGGTCATCGACGCCCCACGGGAGCTGGTGTTCGAGGCGTTCACCGAGGTGCGGCACCTGTCGCGGTGGTGGGGTCCGGAGGGGTTCACCACCACCACGCGGTCCTTCGAGTTCCGCACCGGCGGGGAGTGGGACTTCGTGATGCACGGACCGGACGGAACGGACTACCAGGAGTGGATCACCTGGACCGAGATCGTCCCGCCGGAGGGAATCACGCTGCTGCACGGCGAGTCCCGCACCGACCCGAACGCCTTCGAGTCGATCCTCACGTTCACGCCCGACGGGGCGGCGACCCGGATCGAGATGCGCACGGTGTTTCCCACCAAGGAACTGCGCGACCAGGCGGTCGAGAAGTACCACGCGATCGAGGGCGGCCAGCAGACCCTGAGCAACCTGGCTACCTATGTCACCGAGATCGTTCGGAAGGGAGCGGAGAGCTGA
- a CDS encoding helix-turn-helix transcriptional regulator: protein MARAATTSDVFNAIAEPQRREILVLLRAGERPVTDLARALGMTQPGASKHLRVLREVGLVRVRGAGKQRLYGLDARGLRPVHEWAGGFERFWNESFDRLDAYVQDLKQAKEE, encoded by the coding sequence ATGGCACGAGCAGCGACGACGTCGGACGTCTTCAACGCGATCGCCGAGCCGCAGCGCAGAGAGATCCTCGTACTGCTGCGGGCGGGTGAGCGGCCGGTGACCGACCTGGCCCGGGCGCTGGGGATGACCCAGCCGGGGGCGTCCAAGCACCTGCGGGTGCTTCGGGAGGTCGGGCTGGTACGGGTCCGCGGGGCGGGCAAGCAGCGCCTCTACGGCCTGGACGCCCGGGGGCTGCGACCGGTGCACGAGTGGGCCGGCGGGTTCGAGCGGTTCTGGAACGAGAGCTTCGACCGACTGGACGCGTACGTGCAGGACCTGAAACAGGCAAAGGAGGAATAG